A part of Candidatus Moraniibacteriota bacterium genomic DNA contains:
- the holA gene encoding DNA polymerase III subunit delta, with protein sequence MILFFFGEDAFRLREKRLALKQTFFEKNPGSTGFFEFDFSDGTDTAALAACLSQAGLFAVKKFVIAGNVFDAPIDTRRSLAEFLEENVKELSADENRILLLFHNGQPKKNEKLWKAVSVKEVKSQEFTSLSGAALFKWIDESVKKFGSTDMELPAKKLLSEICLSEAKRAGEKRQVDMFRLEAELKKLAAYRVGETIREEDIRQLSSIPASEENVFQALDNLFSGRRKEAALLFAHLANGGEALGLLGMCAWQLRNIIRVKGALMDGQIRSSMEAAKLLGMHPFAAGKCFEIASRSSFDSLEQSFSLLTRLDREAKSGERDPEGALLGFVVGRG encoded by the coding sequence ATGATTCTCTTCTTCTTTGGTGAGGATGCGTTTCGGTTGAGGGAGAAACGCCTTGCTCTGAAACAGACATTTTTTGAAAAAAACCCGGGTTCGACGGGTTTTTTCGAATTCGATTTTTCGGACGGGACGGATACGGCGGCGCTTGCAGCATGTCTTTCGCAGGCAGGGCTTTTTGCGGTGAAAAAATTTGTAATTGCTGGCAATGTTTTTGACGCGCCTATAGATACGCGGCGCTCGCTCGCTGAATTCCTCGAAGAGAACGTAAAGGAACTTTCTGCCGATGAAAACAGAATTTTACTTCTCTTTCACAATGGACAGCCGAAGAAAAACGAGAAGCTCTGGAAGGCGGTTTCTGTAAAAGAGGTAAAATCTCAGGAGTTTACTTCTCTCAGTGGGGCGGCACTTTTCAAGTGGATAGACGAATCGGTGAAGAAGTTTGGTTCGACCGATATGGAACTTCCGGCGAAGAAACTTCTTTCGGAAATCTGCCTGAGCGAAGCAAAGCGGGCAGGCGAAAAGAGACAGGTTGATATGTTCCGTCTTGAGGCAGAACTGAAGAAACTCGCCGCGTATCGTGTCGGCGAGACGATTCGCGAAGAAGATATTCGACAGCTCTCTTCTATTCCTGCGAGTGAGGAGAATGTTTTCCAGGCGCTTGATAATCTCTTTTCTGGCAGACGAAAAGAAGCGGCGTTGCTCTTTGCGCATCTCGCGAACGGAGGCGAGGCACTCGGACTTCTTGGTATGTGTGCGTGGCAACTTAGAAACATTATTCGCGTGAAGGGTGCGCTTATGGATGGACAGATTCGAAGTTCGATGGAAGCGGCAAAGCTTCTCGGTATGCATCCCTTTGCCGCTGGAAAGTGCTTCGAGATCGCTTCACGATCTTCTTTTGACTCACTCGAGCAATCTTTCTCTCTCCTCACTCGCCTCGACCGCGAAGCAAAGTCCGGCGAACGCGATCCAGAGGGAGCACTCCTAGGGTTTGTGGTCGGACGAGGGTGA
- a CDS encoding DUF1622 domain-containing protein, whose translation MMKETIQKFFSVLNSRMIYRVQTAHVLRSVALSFVSVYVPAFLLTHGYSLRGTILFFIVFHGVGLVAVFALVVPMLRKWGMVTTIRWYYPLQMLFLGILLLGNGRDFSIWAAAAIGGIANMMYYVPLNVLFMQHTDRETIAKDFSMFFALPTIFGLVGPILGAILVVSVGFGATFAVAFLGLLISSLPLQSLESDERIDLRFSEVFSMFRRRKLLFFLEGFDNIVEESEWLWGIIVFLLIGSLATPGIVGSLESLGGAVFTILVGRYVNKQKSTLSILFVSITLLAIVWCARFFIATPLPAYLITVVSSFTMTLFLVSYFAMIYRKVKGDQDAEFIILREIPTVFGRMIVFGIAILVASDIEKFFYVPIVAMAIVLVAVVTMRKYLVST comes from the coding sequence ATGATGAAAGAAACCATTCAAAAGTTCTTTTCCGTTTTGAATAGCCGAATGATATACCGCGTGCAGACGGCGCACGTATTGCGATCAGTAGCACTTTCGTTCGTGAGCGTGTATGTGCCGGCATTTCTGTTGACGCACGGGTATTCATTGCGCGGGACGATTCTGTTCTTCATTGTGTTTCATGGTGTCGGACTTGTTGCTGTGTTTGCGCTTGTGGTGCCAATGCTTCGAAAGTGGGGAATGGTGACGACTATTCGATGGTACTACCCGCTTCAGATGTTGTTTCTTGGGATTTTGCTTTTGGGAAATGGTAGAGATTTCTCCATATGGGCGGCAGCTGCAATTGGTGGCATTGCCAATATGATGTACTATGTACCACTTAATGTGCTCTTCATGCAGCACACGGATCGAGAAACGATAGCCAAAGATTTCTCAATGTTTTTTGCACTCCCGACGATTTTTGGTCTCGTAGGACCGATTTTGGGAGCAATCCTTGTTGTTTCAGTAGGGTTTGGGGCAACATTTGCAGTTGCATTCCTTGGGCTTCTTATTTCATCTCTCCCTCTTCAATCGCTTGAAAGTGACGAACGAATAGACCTTCGCTTTTCTGAAGTATTCTCGATGTTTCGGCGACGAAAGCTCCTTTTCTTTCTCGAAGGGTTCGACAATATCGTGGAAGAATCGGAATGGTTATGGGGCATTATTGTCTTTCTTCTCATCGGCTCGCTCGCGACACCCGGCATTGTTGGTTCTCTTGAATCTTTAGGGGGCGCTGTCTTTACGATTCTTGTAGGAAGATACGTGAACAAGCAGAAGAGTACACTTTCTATCCTTTTTGTGAGTATTACCCTCCTTGCAATTGTATGGTGCGCGCGGTTCTTTATAGCTACACCGCTCCCCGCATACCTTATTACGGTTGTATCGTCATTTACCATGACACTTTTCTTGGTGTCTTATTTCGCGATGATTTATCGTAAAGTGAAAGGGGATCAGGATGCGGAGTTTATTATCCTGCGGGAAATCCCGACGGTATTTGGGCGGATGATTGTTTTTGGCATCGCGATTCTGGTTGCCTCCGATATTGAGAAGTTCTTTTATGTCCCGATTGTGGCGATGGCGATTGTTCTGGTTGCAGTGGTAACCATGAGAAAATATCTCGTTAGCACATAG
- the rpsT gene encoding 30S ribosomal protein S20, producing MPIKDSAKKYMRVTAKKTDRNKIVKGVFKSAIKKTREAVIAKDVKTAQAELKLAIKSLDKAAEKNIIKKNTAARKKSRLNALVKKAVLEK from the coding sequence ATGCCGATCAAAGACTCCGCCAAGAAATACATGCGCGTCACTGCCAAGAAGACCGATCGAAACAAGATCGTAAAAGGTGTCTTCAAAAGCGCCATCAAGAAAACTCGTGAAGCAGTGATAGCAAAGGATGTAAAGACCGCACAGGCGGAACTTAAACTCGCTATCAAGAGCCTCGACAAAGCGGCTGAGAAAAATATTATCAAAAAAAACACCGCCGCCCGTAAGAAGTCGCGCCTCAACGCCCTCGTGAAGAAAGCGGTATTGGAGAAATAG
- the ruvA gene encoding Holliday junction branch migration protein RuvA: protein MIALLEGPIAAIRHDSAIVLAGGVGYKVHLTPYTLGKIAGSSSARFHIFTNVREDAITLYGFLDEGELVMFELLISVNGVGPKMALGILSVAEPASIRAAVVGKDISILTRISGVGKRTAERILLDLENKVGALTEEGLKGATEESELIEALSSMGYAPGEVREAMKMIAPETTRVEEKIGALLKVLGKK, encoded by the coding sequence ATGATTGCATTACTTGAGGGTCCAATTGCCGCTATACGTCATGATTCTGCCATTGTGTTGGCAGGTGGCGTGGGATATAAAGTGCATCTTACGCCCTATACGCTAGGGAAAATTGCAGGGTCATCGTCTGCGCGTTTTCATATATTTACCAATGTCCGGGAGGATGCAATTACACTCTATGGTTTCTTGGATGAAGGGGAATTGGTGATGTTTGAGTTGCTCATATCAGTAAACGGAGTCGGACCAAAGATGGCGCTTGGCATTCTCTCGGTTGCAGAACCGGCGTCGATTCGGGCAGCGGTTGTCGGGAAAGACATTTCTATCTTAACGAGGATTTCCGGCGTAGGGAAGCGTACTGCAGAACGAATACTGCTTGACCTTGAGAACAAGGTAGGTGCATTGACCGAAGAGGGTCTCAAGGGAGCGACGGAGGAGAGTGAGTTGATTGAGGCATTGAGCTCTATGGGATATGCGCCGGGAGAGGTGCGTGAAGCGATGAAGATGATTGCTCCGGAAACAACTCGTGTCGAGGAAAAGATAGGAGCGCTTCTTAAGGTTCTTGGAAAGAAGTGA
- a CDS encoding peptidoglycan bridge formation glycyltransferase FemA/FemB family protein: MHEFECISWLNRHCPDGGFLQSEMWRAFKNREGFSTEHFEGGGLWGNAIEHTLPFAGKYWYMPRGPVLAGTSSATQSPEWAHILAEAKERGVAWIRVEPRNNAELAMLQEWSRAYAVKKAPHDMQPREILAVDISESEEKFFANMKPKTRYNIRLAEKRGVEISSDRNERTLNEFLRMNRETAVRNHISTHPDRHYQHLLESFPHETLELFTARYDGQTLAAILVAFFGDTATYLHGASSDDDRGLMAPYLLQSHAIETARRRNGVRYDFGGIDTTGEVPSLSGITRFKQGFAKNVNAIQYPGSYDIVLIPSRYVLYKSISMSKAAVIKAKRHLTK, from the coding sequence ATGCATGAATTCGAGTGTATCTCGTGGCTCAATAGGCATTGTCCCGATGGAGGATTCCTTCAGTCGGAAATGTGGCGCGCATTCAAAAATCGAGAAGGTTTCTCGACGGAGCATTTTGAAGGCGGTGGGCTGTGGGGGAATGCAATAGAACACACGCTTCCATTTGCGGGGAAATATTGGTATATGCCACGTGGACCGGTTTTGGCAGGCACTTCGTCTGCGACGCAGAGCCCAGAATGGGCACATATTCTTGCGGAGGCAAAAGAGCGCGGAGTGGCATGGATACGGGTAGAGCCAAGGAATAATGCGGAACTCGCAATGCTTCAGGAATGGTCGAGGGCGTATGCTGTCAAAAAGGCGCCACATGATATGCAGCCGAGAGAAATTCTTGCTGTAGATATTTCTGAAAGCGAGGAGAAATTTTTTGCAAACATGAAACCAAAGACGCGGTATAATATTCGTCTCGCTGAGAAACGCGGGGTTGAAATCTCTTCCGATCGGAATGAGCGGACGCTTAATGAATTTCTTCGTATGAATCGAGAGACAGCCGTTCGGAATCACATCTCAACACATCCCGACCGGCATTACCAACATCTCCTCGAATCATTTCCACACGAGACGCTCGAACTTTTCACGGCGCGATATGACGGGCAGACGCTTGCGGCGATACTCGTCGCATTCTTCGGCGATACGGCGACCTATTTGCATGGCGCCTCGAGTGACGATGACCGCGGTCTCATGGCACCCTATCTCCTGCAGTCACATGCGATAGAAACAGCGCGACGTCGCAATGGTGTTCGATATGATTTTGGTGGAATTGATACGACTGGGGAAGTGCCGAGTCTCTCAGGCATCACGCGATTCAAGCAGGGATTTGCAAAAAATGTCAATGCTATTCAGTATCCAGGGAGTTATGATATAGTGCTTATACCAAGCCGATATGTACTCTACAAGAGTATAAGCATGTCAAAGGCAGCTGTCATAAAAGCGAAAAGACACTTGACAAAATAA